Below is a genomic region from Micropterus dolomieu isolate WLL.071019.BEF.003 ecotype Adirondacks linkage group LG08, ASM2129224v1, whole genome shotgun sequence.
TTCTATGTGTATGAGTGTTTTTACATGGCACGCCTACTTTCGCCTAAGTATTGGATCTAAATACTAAACACCTTCTTTGCTCTAATCCCATTCCCTCCTGCTCTCCCACATGAAAATAATGACACAAGATTCAGGTGTTAACCTgagtatttattgttgttgggttttttttggcgGGTACCTTTGTTTCTGAATGGATGCTGGAAAACCCCATCAGGTGACTTTTGCATAGGTCTTGCTTGTCAGTGGACGACCGTCCACTTTGGGGATGGAAAAATCAGCACATCACAAAAACCATGCAGAAATAGTGAAAGGCACAATCACCATACTGTAGATATCAGATACACCAAATTTTATATGTctatatatttcatttttatgggGGGGAGGGGTTTACTAATTAAGATGTAACATGGGTGAAACCCCAAATGTTTTTAAGCTGCCATCATTTCAGGgcacaacattaaacatattaaaCTCCCCAGACATTCAACAcctttcatttaaaatattccATTGGTGAACTGTTCTAATAACTATATGGGAAAATACAAGCATATTCTATTGtatttttacaatacatttaattcatttttttataatatataaagtaTCTTTCTCCTGCCTCATCATTTCCCTGTCCACATCATGTAGGCTCGACACACTTGGTGACCACTCCCTCTCACCATAGTTTGATGACTTTCACTCTTAAACCACACCtttcaataaacacacacaatgtactGGGAACACATTTCCTTTTTAACCTGACACTggtgagaaagaagaaaagagccaaaagaaaggaaaaatgaGGGAAAACAGGAcaggtttgcagcagcagaggggTATCTGTGGTGatctttaaattttttattcacacacacacctgtgatcTCTCATTATTACCCTGTTTTCATTCTGTATGTAGAACAGGCGAACAAAATGTATAGTTAGTAGTTAGAATAGTAAGACCCCTGGGGAGTGCGGAAGCCAAAATAGAGATCACTGTGTgtataatgtttgtgtgtgtgtgtgtgagagagactcATCATCACCTCAGATCCATCTCCTGCACCATTCAGAGGAATCAACAGAATACATCAATAGTCAtctttaaacagaaaaaatctCATATTCATAATTATATCATAAATTAacatatattaacatattttgaATAAAACAGAGTCATTTATAGGATTATTGgcagaaataaaaactgttgtGGTATGATTCAAGGGGAAATAATGTATCTTACTTGATACAGACATAGCTGATCTAAATCAGACAAGACATGTCCATTTTCCAAACAATCTGAAATGAATCCCCATACTTTCATCCTGTCCTTTGAACACACCAGTACACATTGTATTGAAACCATCTCATAGTACTGTATCCTCACCAGCATCCATTCAGCTAGTGCTGTGCTAATGGACCCTCTGGAGGGCAGTGCTTGCCTATGGCAGTCAACTCTGAGTCTAGTGCTGGCTTTATGGTGCATCTCAAAGAGATGAAACCGAAGATGGGGCAAAGACACCACTTTTGGCCACGGAAATGCCCTCGTGATTTGATAATGAGCACAGatgtgaggcagagagaggattCTCATTAGTACCATTGGACACAACGTTGTGGACTCAAGTCCTGAGAGGCTTTGACATCTAACGGAAGgttgtaaattgttttgtaatatttacaagACAAATAAATGATCGCTATTCATGTCTTTTTAAAGAGTTTCTAGCATTTAACATGTCAGTACACCTTCGCACCCACAATTTgaatcaaaagaaaaagaaaaacaatatatcacaaaagaaaaacaagcacaCAGCACGCCGCTAAAACTCTGACAAAATGTATGACAGTGCAAACTTACATCCATGTCTCAAATAATTTACAAACATTAGTATACACTTCAGCACCATTGTTTACTATTGTTGTTGAATACATATCAGTATGCTAGATCTTTAAGTGGACATTGTTAGATAATGACATAAGCAAGATGATAGTTTTGAATGTATTCTAAGGGGAAGATGGGTGTCATTAGGCTTTGAGGAGACggttctcctcttttctcctaACAGTGGCCTCCTGGGCAGTCGGTGACTTTTCAATGAAAGCGATCGTTCTTTCTTTTTGGTGTTCACATGGAAAACGTAAGATCACAGCACACACTGTGGATGGAAATGGCCGATGTGTGCCGGGCTCATTACTTTAGTTCACAGACCACACATTTAATGATCGTTATGCTGCGTGCGATCCACAGGGAGCAATTTTTTTGCTGGCTTTAAAAGCCAGAGGTgtactttctctttttctgacaggaacaaactttcttttctttctttttttggtggagccacacagaaagagagagactgtaaaataatattacaatttaCAAGACAAAATGAGGAGAAAacaatgtaacaaaacaaaataaagagttGCCATCAATTATACCGCTCTGCACTTACTATAACCTGCCATACCCTGTAACCCAAAGGCAAGCCCTGCATCTTTtaacctccactccatttatccTGCTCAtcaatatttctatatatatatttattatggGTGCCCATTACACAAATTTTCATATTCAAGGTACCtcagaaaaacacatgaaatatgtaaaacaaatgCTCTCTTAAAATTTGCGCACAGGCTGCTTAGAGGGTTACATAACACCCTCTTATGACCATTTCATGTTAACCACATTCCTTTTAAAACTATCACTTTCTAATACATCATCTTTTACTCTTTAGTCTGTTTTGCTCATACTCTCACCATCTTCTACTTGCTCTCACCCATCACAAAGTGAGAGGGGAGAAATATCAACGAAACATTTGTTTCCTATGATGAGACAACGTTGCCCTCTTTTACTTTGTTGGCAGGCCAAACAGGAGAGAAACAAATGTCTAGTGAATTTCCTCTCACTCTCGTCACACACAGTATATCCATCCACTTtttctgaataaaaaataaactaatcaGCTGGGTAATACTCCAAAGAAATGATTAGTTGTTTTCTCTGCAAAGTTACTAAGGCTTAACTTGTCTCTGTTTTGCATTGTTTCCACCAGAAAAGTCGTAAAGTACACCCAGTCATTTAAGTTTAGAATCGTTATCtccaaattttaaaaaagtattttaggTATTTAAAggttgaattaaataaaaagaaacatgccTAAAGGAACACTGAAAGAAAAGAGATCATTTTTACTAAGATAAGAGAAAAAATTAATAGAGCTAAACTTTTTGTTGTTATTCAGACCTTATCGTTACTAAGTATAACctttaaacatattttgaagacttttttttgttgtttggataCTGCAATGGACAATATGTATAGTAAAGGTCTACACAGATCTACTCAGAGGGCTGGGTTCATAACAGCAGAATTGGGGCATAAAACTACCAGGTCAGTTTGTGACTAAACCAAAACGAAAAGGCTACTGGTCTACTGGTATCTAAGggtaatatgatataatatgcAGAAATGAAATCAAATACGCAGTGGGTGAATACATTTAATGATGTGTGACTTGGAGCTGACTATGCACAACTAATGCCCTCAGAGTAAACGATGCCCCGCAGTTGCTGAGGAGTTTAGTGGCAGATGTTGCGCTTGCTGGGCTGGTGAAGGAAGGTGTTTCTGGCGTGGCGGGGGACCTGCTCCCTGGTGCGGTTTTGGCGTTGGATGCGGTTGCGGCCCAGATGGCGCCGCTCAATGCGAGCTTTGCTACGCTGGACCCTGGCCACTTGGGTGACCTTGGCCAAAGTGCCCGCCTGGGCTGCTGCTCCACGGGTCACCCTGGTGGGCATAGTGCCGTGGATGGCGGTGGCAGTGGCAGCACCTGGTTCAGCCACTCTGCTGCATGGGGAGAGAACAAATGTGAGAAAAGGTGTGACTGTTGGCTTGCTGATGCTGAAAAAGCAGGTGAAGGTCAAGGGCAGCTAGCAGAAATGGTGCTATTTCTCACCTCACGCTGCTCGCTAGGCTGACAATGCTTTCCTCTCCCACTACAGACAGGTTGCTGTTGGAGACCATGGAAAAGTTGCTTGAGGAGACATACACAGACATGCTGGGGTGCTCGATGAGCAGGTCCTCCATCGGGCTGGCCTCCGCAGTGGCTCCTTCTGCAGTGAAACAGGGGGGAGGGGTGACAAACCAGCTCTCATCCATGCAGCCTCTCTCTGGGCCTGCCCTACTGCTACCCCCACTGCCCCCACACTCACTTCCAGAGCCAGGGGACATTGACGGGGTGGAAGAAGGCGTGGATAGTCTGGCCCGTCTTGGCTGGGTCACGGGTGTAGCGGCACCCATGTCTGACGGGCTAGCGCTTGGACAAGACAAGGGGTCTGATGATGCTGCAGCACCTCGTGCCCGACCTTTATGCGTCCTACGGCGCTTATGAGGCACGTGGGGAACAGGGGCTGGGCATTCAGTCCTTGTATGTGTATCTTGATGATTTGATTGGTTACTATCAGGAAATAATTGTGCAGTCAGCGGGGCTCCCGTCTCGTCCTCTGCCTGCATCATGCATTCAGAGTCTTCTGAGCACATGGCAGCGATGAGATCAGGGATGAGACGGCCAATAAAGACCGATGTTTAAGGTTGGAGGTTGCAAAAATTATGCAAATgtggtttatttttcaaaaaagccATGCGGGATGAAAGGGGCAATTTTTCAGGGATCACATACGCACGCGCACGCATACCAGTATGGGGAAtgtaaaggtttttaaaaaaattggaggaggggaagaagaggtaaggaaacacaaaacataaaagagtCACATCATTAGTTGTGTTGACCCTCTAAGGTTTTGATTATGTCAGTGACATAATGTTCGTCTCGACTCTACTGCGAGGTActtttatgttgcttttgaTGTTTGGTTGGCTTCTGAACAGGCACCGAAGCAAATTGACAAACTCACTAATTGCCTTTGTCATGATTGAGATcataaacaaagaggaaggagaTGTATGTTCACACAGAATAATGTGTTTCCATCATTTGACAGACAACACTTTTGGTGTGGCAGCCATATGGGTGACCATCAGCATGACTCCTCACCTCACCCCATCATCTTCCCATCAATACTTCACTACACTTCAAATGTTAGTCAGTATTATAGACATGCAAGAGTGAACAGAAGTATTTCTCAGCTAGCTTAATCTTTGAACATAAAACACAATTTGACTAGCTCCCAATGGCTGTAAAATGTCACACTGAAATATCCAGGCCACCACTGCTCTTGAGACTCACCAGGCAGGTTGACGAGCATCCATCCCTCCTCGTCGGCCTCCGTCACACAGGGGTTGGGTCCCTTCAGCTCAGCTGCCACCTCTTCCACCTCCCCAAACAACAGGTTGCTCAGACGCTGAAACATGACTGCTTGTGTCAAGTGTTGATGACTTGGGTGCTTTTTGTCGTCCACAAAGAAAAAGCTGTAGCTGCCTTTTTGAGTTCTTAGTTGAGTTTACTTATCGCTTgctgcttgttgttgttttgttttttttcaattgaaGCCCTTTGCTGGATCTTGGTTTTGACAAACAGGAGTGGACAGGCTTCTGTAGTGCAAATGTAAGGTTTCACTTGGTTTGGAGCAAAGGcctggagagaaagagagagagagagagagagagagagagaaaagagggtgGTTAGGTTATGAGGTGCCTCACTGTCAACACATTTTCTTATTAAAGACATCTAAAAAAAGAAGTCACATTTGGGTTAGTTTGCTACTGCTTAGTCAGGGTGCATTAGATAAGCACAATAAGTGAGCAATGTGCGTGGTAAGAGCTTTCTCTGGTATATTTCaagtcacattacaacaggttggaaatgttttttgcGCCCAAACCTCAAAGCATTTTGACCTGGCCTGTAATGACATGTTGACACAAACACTGTGTAATTAAAAGCAGAATCTGCTTATATTAAAGTTTCCACACTAACACTGCTGGTTAGATTGCATATTAGATTCTCAAATTCAGCTTCCAGTTACCAATTCTGTGcacagagttttttttaaatttctatcTTGTGGCTGTTATCCTGCATGTAatgattttttggccacttgggggtaGTACAACAAGCTGTTTACACATCCATGAGAGaatattatcattcatttgtgttgtttttttctggccAACTGAACAATATACTGTAAGTGCAATAATTTAGTTTTGAGcaaattttaatgttaaaatattgtttataaCAGCTTTAATGCTGGATAACTGCATTTTTGTACTTAATTCAATGGGATTTGAATGGGTCAAACACAACAGACAGGAGAATGTACAGCAGATCCTCAAATGAAGTGAAATAAATTATGAATCATGAAATTTCAACAGTATAGCCTGTATATCAAATAGTATATTACTTAAACTTTCATATAATGGTGACCTACACTGCAGAAAAACATTGACAAAGGAACATCGGGCTGTAAAAAattgttttcataaaaaattAATGAAATCAGTAAGAAAGAAGCTGGTAAACAATGGCTGCACTCGCCTCCCCCGTGCAATTTAGATAATCAATCAGCACAGTCTCCGGACAGATGGACAGGCGAGGTGGAAGGAGGTGATACAATGAGCCAAACTCTCACAAAGTCAAACAAAGTGAGTGTGCACAATGTTGAAatgcaaagaaagacagacattaGGACGGAAGGCACGGAGGCAAAGGACAAGTGCCTGACCTAAATGTGAACACGATGATGTAATGTTGAACAGATGTGTGAACAGCCATCACTTACAAGATAAACCCCTACATGTTCAAAGGCTgagttttatttacttaaactGCGTGAGTGCAGACGAAGGAATGACTGACCAGATCAGAGAGTGCAAACCTCTGCCAATACCTGCTGACATACTCAAAGACAGTTTTCTCCCTGTATGCTTTTTTCATatattagtttatttgtagCCTATACTAGTTTTAAAGTTGTAGTGGTTTAAATTCCAGATCATAACATATTTCAGTCCACAATCTTTTTAACAGCctggtgtgttttttaattcTCCAAATCCAATATGTGCTGCTGACATTCAACTTTAGGGGAAAGTGGAAAGATTGATGTAGAGAGCAAAGAGACATGGAAGAAGCTATGCATGAATGCTTGTTGGGAAGCTGACATTTTCTGACCTTATTTGGAGAATCACAATGGCCACCAGGAACAAAAACACCCTAATTGCAACCATACAGTACATATTCCTGAGATTTCTTATGTGTCAGATAGAATAGCCAAATAatcattttaacaaatacagTCACTGTCAGAGACACCATTTACATGGATGTATGCTTTAAGAAACGAGATAAATGGGCATAAAATGGTAATGGAAATGGTAAAAGCCTATTTCCAAAAAGATCATTATGGGCCTCTGAGATAGAAGCTctcagatgtattttttttaaaatactctGGTTTGTATGCGATCATTTTGACTCACTTTCTAGGTCATGTGTTAAAAATCCTATCCGgtgagtaaaataaaaaagccccaatatttgtcatattttgGGGAATTTTGCAGAGGGAAATCCAAAACCTATGAGCTCAGTTTGGACTGAGGTGCTGTAGTCCATCCTCAACAATGAGTTTGTTTCAATGCATTCCTGGACTAATAAAAACTTAAGTCATGAGACCATGACAACTAAATCCAGATAAACAGGGCTGCTTTGCATAAGGTGCAGCACAAAACACATACGCTCAACGTAGACATAGATAAAACCTATTTTATCAGTTTGGTGGCAGTACCAGCTTATCCAGGGCTATCGTGCTGGTGTAAATATAGCAACTGATACTGCCAATAGAACACAAATAAGCACCACTGATATGGCTTACATCCTGAAGGAGATCATTCCTGAATACATGGTATATGTTGTGTAGAAGCATTATCTAACTACTGCCATCTATTGACATTGATAAAAAGCAAAGGAAGAGATGTAGAGCATATAATTAAGAcattgttagcatgttaatAAGTCTggctgtcttgttttgtctcctCTGTCATGGTCAGTCCTAtagccttttttctttttaacagtcCCCTATTTATTCTTATTAGTGTGGATTGCAGCTAAAATAACTAGCCTATACTGTGGCATCAATTATCAGTGGATGTGTACGGAACTAGCTTGTGGTTATTAATTATGttgtaaatattaatttgatAAGACAGGTCCTTTTATTCTATTTCTACGATGCCCTTTAACATCTGTCCAGGGACAACAGGTGAAAATTAGCCCTCTAGGCAAACTCTGGCTTCAATAAGCATTTTCCCTTTCAAATAAACtaatacattaaaatgtaacAAGTAAGCAAGGGGAGGAAAATATATCTTATCAAGACTAAAATTTTAAATAGGTTACATGAAGATAGGGCACAGACATGCTACAGCAGA
It encodes:
- the LOC123974860 gene encoding uncharacterized protein DKFZp434B061 isoform X2, which codes for MFQRLSNLLFGEVEEVAAELKGPNPCVTEADEEGWMLVNLPDSECMMQAEDETGAPLTAQLFPDSNQSNHQDTHTRTECPAPVPHVPHKRRRTHKGRARGAAASSDPLSCPSASPSDMGAATPVTQPRRARLSTPSSTPSMSPGSGSECGGSGGSSRAGPERGCMDESWFVTPPPCFTAEGATAEASPMEDLLIEHPSMSVYVSSSNFSMVSNSNLSVVGEESIVSLASSVSRVAEPGAATATAIHGTMPTRVTRGAAAQAGTLAKVTQVARVQRSKARIERRHLGRNRIQRQNRTREQVPRHARNTFLHQPSKRNICH
- the LOC123974860 gene encoding uncharacterized protein DKFZp434B061 isoform X1, whose amino-acid sequence is MFQRLSNLLFGEVEEVAAELKGPNPCVTEADEEGWMLVNLPEDSECMMQAEDETGAPLTAQLFPDSNQSNHQDTHTRTECPAPVPHVPHKRRRTHKGRARGAAASSDPLSCPSASPSDMGAATPVTQPRRARLSTPSSTPSMSPGSGSECGGSGGSSRAGPERGCMDESWFVTPPPCFTAEGATAEASPMEDLLIEHPSMSVYVSSSNFSMVSNSNLSVVGEESIVSLASSVSRVAEPGAATATAIHGTMPTRVTRGAAAQAGTLAKVTQVARVQRSKARIERRHLGRNRIQRQNRTREQVPRHARNTFLHQPSKRNICH
- the LOC123974860 gene encoding tumor protein p53-inducible nuclear protein 2 isoform X3, which gives rise to MFQRLSNLLFGEVEEVAAELKGPNPCVTEADEEGWMLVNLPEGATAEASPMEDLLIEHPSMSVYVSSSNFSMVSNSNLSVVGEESIVSLASSVSRVAEPGAATATAIHGTMPTRVTRGAAAQAGTLAKVTQVARVQRSKARIERRHLGRNRIQRQNRTREQVPRHARNTFLHQPSKRNICH